In one Achromobacter spanius genomic region, the following are encoded:
- the dld gene encoding D-lactate dehydrogenase, with product MTLSSNMTEGAALLAQLRAVVGPAQVLTSDSATRRFCRGHRTGEGRVLAVVRPGTLLEQWRVLQAVVQSGRIVIMQAANTGLTGGSTPDGDQYDREIVLISTLRIPGIQVIRDGKQVVCLPGATLDRLEQALAPLGREPHSVIGSSCIGASVLGGVCNNSGGALMRRGPAYTELALYARVGDDGSLSLVNHLGIELGATPEEILTRLQAGQYGPDDIRDDVGAASDPHYAQHVRQIDEPTPARFNADPSRLYEASGSAGRVCLFAVRLDTFEREPSTVFYIGSNLPDDLTAVRRELLAKLPRLPIAGEYIHRDAFDIGARYGKDVFLLIDKLGTARVPKAFAIKSRMDGIAERLGLPGLVDRAIQAVVTLLPNHLPRRMRDYRDRYEHHLLLRVSNDTADAARAFLTKHFAERADAAFFECDAEEGRKAFLHRFAIAGAAIRYRDTHRASVEDIVPLDIALRRNDRDWVETLPADMKRDIVHKLYYGHFFCHVFHQDYIVRKGVDPIAMEHRMWALLDARQAEYPAEHNVGHLYVAKPALTAFYRDLDPTNTFNPGIGHTSKLLNWGACCGQQGMPAAYGVNTDADADAADAPGTR from the coding sequence ATGACGCTTTCGTCCAACATGACCGAGGGCGCCGCCCTGCTGGCGCAACTGCGCGCCGTGGTCGGCCCCGCCCAGGTACTGACCAGCGATTCGGCCACGCGCCGCTTTTGCAGGGGCCATCGCACTGGTGAAGGCCGCGTCCTTGCCGTGGTGCGGCCCGGCACCTTGCTGGAACAGTGGCGCGTGCTGCAGGCCGTAGTGCAATCCGGCCGCATCGTCATCATGCAGGCGGCCAATACGGGCCTGACCGGAGGCTCCACGCCCGACGGCGATCAATATGACCGCGAGATCGTGCTGATCAGCACGCTGCGCATTCCGGGTATCCAGGTGATCCGCGATGGCAAGCAAGTGGTTTGCCTTCCCGGCGCCACGCTGGACCGGCTGGAACAGGCCCTGGCGCCGCTGGGGCGCGAGCCGCATTCGGTGATCGGCTCGTCTTGCATCGGGGCGTCCGTGTTGGGCGGGGTGTGCAATAACTCGGGCGGCGCGCTGATGCGGCGCGGCCCCGCCTACACCGAACTGGCCTTGTACGCGCGCGTGGGCGACGACGGTTCGCTCAGCCTGGTGAACCACTTGGGCATTGAACTGGGCGCTACGCCCGAAGAGATCCTGACCCGTTTGCAGGCTGGGCAATATGGCCCGGACGACATCCGCGATGACGTGGGCGCGGCGTCGGATCCGCACTACGCGCAGCATGTGCGCCAGATCGACGAGCCCACGCCCGCCCGCTTCAACGCCGACCCCTCGCGCCTGTACGAAGCATCGGGTTCGGCCGGCCGCGTCTGCCTGTTCGCGGTGCGGCTGGACACATTCGAGCGCGAACCCAGCACAGTGTTTTATATCGGCAGCAACCTGCCCGACGACCTGACCGCCGTACGCCGCGAACTGCTGGCCAAGCTGCCGCGGCTGCCGATCGCGGGCGAATACATCCATCGCGATGCGTTCGACATCGGCGCGCGCTATGGCAAGGACGTGTTTTTGCTGATCGACAAACTGGGTACGGCGCGCGTGCCGAAGGCGTTCGCCATCAAGAGCCGGATGGACGGCATTGCTGAACGGCTGGGCCTGCCCGGCTTGGTCGACCGCGCGATACAGGCCGTTGTGACGTTGCTGCCGAATCACCTGCCCCGCCGCATGCGCGATTACCGCGACCGCTACGAACACCACCTGCTGCTGCGGGTGTCCAACGATACGGCCGACGCCGCGCGCGCCTTCTTGACGAAGCATTTCGCGGAGCGCGCGGATGCGGCGTTCTTTGAATGCGATGCCGAAGAAGGACGCAAAGCCTTCCTGCATCGCTTTGCCATCGCGGGCGCAGCCATACGCTATCGCGACACCCATCGCGCATCGGTCGAGGACATTGTGCCGCTGGACATCGCGCTGCGCCGCAACGACCGCGACTGGGTCGAGACGCTGCCCGCCGACATGAAACGCGATATCGTCCACAAGCTCTATTACGGCCATTTCTTCTGCCATGTGTTCCACCAGGACTACATCGTGCGCAAAGGGGTCGACCCGATCGCGATGGAGCATCGCATGTGGGCATTGCTGGACGCGCGGCAGGCGGAGTATCCCGCCGAGCACAACGTGGGCCACTTGTATGTGGCCAAGCCGGCATTGACCGCGTTCTATCGGGACCTGGACCCCACCAACACGTTCAACCCGGGCATCGGGCACACCTCGAAGCTGCTGAACTGGGGCGCGTGCTGCGGGCAACAAGGCATGCCGGCCGCCTACGGCGTCAACACCGATGCCGATGCCGATGCCGCCGACGCCCCGGGGACAAGATAG
- a CDS encoding cupin domain-containing protein, with amino-acid sequence MTQATSPRWLVREAEVPGYHPANHTGTLNRRLIGPDTVGSRGVEVLLGVIEKGQGALPHAHPGIEQVCYLLSGTARAQVADETADMVAGDCCYFPPDVPHVFTVTSDEPARLLVIYTPPYEESPDRVIRDFPAPPPAA; translated from the coding sequence ATGACGCAAGCAACTTCCCCCCGCTGGCTGGTCCGCGAAGCCGAGGTGCCCGGCTATCACCCCGCCAATCACACTGGCACCTTGAACCGCCGTCTGATCGGTCCCGACACCGTGGGCTCGCGCGGCGTGGAAGTGTTGCTGGGCGTCATCGAAAAAGGCCAGGGCGCGCTGCCGCATGCGCACCCGGGCATTGAGCAAGTTTGCTATCTGCTGTCGGGCACCGCGCGCGCGCAGGTGGCCGACGAAACAGCCGACATGGTGGCGGGCGACTGCTGTTACTTCCCGCCCGACGTGCCCCACGTTTTTACCGTGACCAGCGACGAGCCCGCCAGGCTGTTGGTGATTTACACCCCCCCGTATGAAGAATCCCCGGATCGCGTGATCCGGGACTTTCCGGCGCCACCGCCCGCCGCCTGA
- the purF gene encoding amidophosphoribosyltransferase → MCGIVGVIGRGPVNQLLYDSLLLLQHRGQDAAGIATSQGNQFNMYKAHGLVRDVFRTRNMRSLPGTSGVGQVRYPTAGSSASEEEAQPFYVNAPFGIMFAHNGNLTNWRELRESLYRVDRRHINTNSDSEVLLNVLAHELQSSANGVSLDDDAIFRAVSALHKRVRGAYAVVAQISGYGLLAFRDPNGIRPLCIGRMETDEGVEWMVASESVALEGSGFVFVRDVEPGEAVFVDLDGRFVSRQCAENPQLVPCIFEYVYFARPDSLIDGVSVYDARLRMGEYLADKVARNMRLGDIDVVMPIPDSSRPAAMQLAARLNLDYREGLIKNRYVGRTFIMPGQAVRRKSVRQKLNAIGMEFKGKNVLLVDDSIVRGTTSREIVDMARAAGANKVYFASAAPPVRFPNVYGIDMPTQSELIATGRSDEEIARAIGADSLIYQDLSDMQQSVRDLNPKMTRFEASCFDGEYITGDITAEYLARLGQSRAEPGQDEGASGLQFNMGYAANDA, encoded by the coding sequence ATGTGTGGAATCGTAGGGGTCATCGGGCGCGGGCCGGTCAACCAGCTGCTCTATGACAGCTTGCTGCTGTTGCAGCATCGCGGGCAGGACGCCGCGGGCATCGCGACGTCGCAAGGCAACCAATTCAATATGTACAAGGCTCACGGCCTGGTGCGCGACGTCTTCCGTACGCGCAACATGCGTTCGTTGCCGGGTACGTCCGGCGTCGGCCAGGTCCGCTATCCCACCGCGGGCTCCAGCGCCAGCGAGGAAGAGGCCCAGCCGTTCTACGTCAACGCGCCGTTCGGCATCATGTTTGCCCACAACGGCAACCTGACCAACTGGCGTGAACTGCGTGAATCGCTCTACCGCGTCGACCGCCGCCACATCAACACGAATTCCGATTCCGAAGTGCTGCTGAACGTGCTGGCGCACGAGCTGCAATCGTCGGCCAACGGCGTGTCGCTGGACGACGACGCGATCTTCCGCGCCGTGTCGGCGCTGCACAAGCGCGTGCGCGGCGCCTATGCCGTGGTGGCGCAGATTTCCGGTTACGGCCTGCTGGCGTTCCGCGATCCGAACGGTATCCGCCCCTTGTGTATCGGCCGCATGGAAACCGACGAAGGCGTTGAGTGGATGGTGGCCTCGGAATCGGTGGCGTTGGAAGGCAGCGGTTTTGTCTTCGTGCGCGACGTCGAACCCGGCGAAGCCGTGTTCGTCGACCTGGACGGCCGTTTCGTCAGCCGTCAGTGCGCGGAAAACCCGCAACTGGTGCCGTGTATTTTCGAATACGTGTACTTCGCGCGTCCGGATTCGCTGATCGACGGCGTGTCGGTCTACGACGCCCGCCTGCGCATGGGTGAATACCTGGCCGACAAGGTCGCGCGCAACATGCGCCTGGGTGACATCGACGTCGTCATGCCGATTCCGGATTCCTCGCGTCCGGCCGCGATGCAGTTGGCCGCCCGCCTGAACCTCGACTACCGCGAAGGGCTCATCAAGAACCGCTACGTGGGCCGCACCTTCATCATGCCGGGCCAGGCCGTGCGCCGTAAGTCCGTGCGCCAGAAGCTCAATGCCATCGGCATGGAGTTCAAGGGCAAGAACGTGCTGCTGGTTGATGACTCCATCGTGCGTGGCACCACCAGCCGCGAAATCGTCGACATGGCGCGCGCGGCCGGCGCCAACAAGGTGTACTTTGCCTCCGCCGCGCCTCCGGTCCGTTTCCCGAACGTGTATGGCATCGACATGCCCACGCAATCGGAACTGATCGCCACGGGCCGCAGCGACGAGGAAATCGCCCGCGCCATTGGCGCCGATTCGCTGATCTACCAGGATCTGTCCGACATGCAGCAATCGGTGCGTGACCTGAACCCCAAGATGACCCGCTTCGAAGCCTCGTGCTTTGATGGCGAATACATCACGGGCGACATCACCGCCGAATACCTGGCGCGCCTGGGCCAGTCGCGCGCCGAACCCGGCCAGGACGAAGGCGCAAGCGGCCTGCAATTCAACATGGGCTACGCCGCCAACGACGCCTGA
- a CDS encoding M48 metallopeptidase family protein — protein sequence MTTLKYLTGYPEPLLAQAQTLLERGKLGAALLSRYPDGPHDIRTDRALYQYVTDLKNTYLRNGDLINKVTYDSKIHVIQHALGQHTYISRVQGGKLRAKHEIRVATLFKTVPAEFLKMITVHELAHLKEKDHNKAFYNLCLRMEPHYHQYEFDLRLYLTHLEATRESLWAPKG from the coding sequence GTGACTACCCTGAAATACCTGACCGGCTATCCGGAACCGCTGCTCGCCCAGGCCCAAACGCTGCTTGAACGTGGCAAGCTGGGCGCGGCCCTGCTGTCGCGCTACCCCGACGGCCCGCACGATATCCGCACAGACCGCGCGCTCTACCAGTACGTGACGGACCTGAAGAACACGTATCTGCGCAACGGCGACCTGATCAATAAAGTCACCTACGACAGCAAGATCCATGTGATCCAGCATGCCCTGGGCCAGCACACCTACATTTCGCGCGTGCAGGGCGGCAAGCTGCGCGCCAAGCACGAGATCCGGGTGGCGACGCTGTTCAAGACCGTGCCGGCCGAATTCCTGAAGATGATCACCGTGCACGAATTGGCGCACCTGAAAGAGAAGGACCACAACAAGGCCTTCTACAACCTGTGCCTGCGCATGGAACCGCACTACCACCAATACGAATTCGATCTGCGCCTGTACCTGACGCACCTGGAGGCCACGCGCGAATCGCTGTGGGCGCCCAAGGGCTGA
- a CDS encoding acyl-CoA dehydrogenase family protein produces MDFAFTPEQLALRDAVSRICDRYPDEYWLERDREGGFPEPLHADLARDGWLGIAMPPEYGGAGLGMTEAALMMQTIAASGAGFTGASAVHMNIFGLNPVVVFGTDEQRGRWLEPLIAGREKACFAVTEPDAGLDTTKLSTRAVRQGDEYVVHGRKIWISTAQVATKMLLLARTTPLSEVDKPTQGLSLFYTDLDREKIEVREIEKMGRKAVDSNMLFIDGLRIPVADRIGEEGRGFEYILHGLNPERILIAAEAVGIGRAALDRAVKYAGERTVFGRPIGQNQGIQHPLAQAWMQLEAADLMVFKAASLYDAGLPCGPYANTAKYLAAEAGYNACQTAVMTLGGMGYAKEYHVERLLRESFIPRIAPVSPQLIMCFIAEKVLGLPKSY; encoded by the coding sequence ATGGACTTTGCCTTTACCCCCGAGCAATTGGCGCTGCGCGACGCCGTGTCGCGCATCTGCGACCGCTACCCCGATGAATACTGGCTGGAACGCGACCGCGAAGGCGGTTTTCCCGAACCGCTGCACGCCGACCTGGCCCGCGACGGCTGGCTGGGCATTGCGATGCCGCCGGAATATGGCGGCGCGGGCCTGGGCATGACCGAAGCGGCGCTGATGATGCAGACCATCGCCGCGTCCGGCGCGGGCTTTACCGGCGCATCCGCCGTGCACATGAATATCTTCGGGCTGAACCCCGTGGTGGTGTTCGGCACCGACGAGCAGCGCGGCCGCTGGCTGGAACCGCTGATCGCCGGGCGCGAGAAGGCCTGCTTTGCCGTGACCGAACCCGATGCTGGCCTGGACACCACCAAGCTATCGACCCGCGCGGTGCGCCAAGGCGACGAATACGTGGTGCATGGCCGCAAGATCTGGATATCGACCGCGCAGGTCGCCACCAAAATGCTGCTGCTGGCGCGCACCACCCCGCTGTCCGAGGTGGACAAGCCCACGCAGGGCCTGTCCTTGTTCTATACCGATCTGGACCGCGAGAAGATCGAAGTGCGCGAAATCGAGAAAATGGGCCGCAAGGCCGTGGACTCGAACATGCTGTTCATTGATGGTTTGCGCATTCCGGTGGCCGACCGCATCGGCGAAGAAGGCCGCGGGTTTGAATATATCCTGCACGGACTGAACCCCGAACGCATCCTGATCGCGGCGGAAGCCGTGGGCATTGGCCGCGCCGCGCTGGATCGCGCCGTGAAATACGCGGGTGAACGCACGGTGTTCGGCCGCCCCATTGGCCAGAACCAGGGCATCCAGCATCCCTTGGCGCAGGCCTGGATGCAGTTGGAAGCCGCCGACCTGATGGTGTTCAAGGCCGCCAGCCTGTACGACGCGGGCCTGCCCTGCGGCCCCTATGCCAATACGGCCAAATACCTGGCGGCGGAAGCCGGCTACAACGCCTGCCAAACGGCGGTGATGACGCTGGGCGGCATGGGCTACGCCAAGGAATACCATGTGGAACGGCTGCTGCGCGAAAGCTTCATTCCGCGCATCGCGCCGGTAAGCCCGCAACTGATCATGTGCTTTATCGCGGAAAAGGTGCTGGGCCTGCCGAAGTCTTACTGA
- a CDS encoding SPOR domain-containing protein, producing MGFFNRKDPADQAQSSKRAAVPSEVQAAELRGRARRRLAGAVALVLAAVIILPMVLDSQPVPVADNIPIRVPERNTPFQPQVSEPQAAPQLGGATVAGNGATPADSSVPTPPPVTSTPSTPPTTSAPPESAAPHTTTVQVTPPLVAPKPEAKPKPEAKPEAKPESKPAPKPDTRSDDGARALALLEGRAAPAAAAPAPKPAAKGNFVLQIAAYTTSEDAQSRRAKLHQAGVTNAFVEQATISGKQQYRLRVGPFPSREAAQAAQARLRTLGYDNGFIAAQ from the coding sequence ATGGGTTTTTTCAATCGCAAAGATCCTGCCGACCAGGCGCAGTCCTCCAAACGGGCGGCAGTGCCTAGCGAGGTTCAGGCTGCGGAGCTGCGCGGCCGTGCGCGGCGCAGGTTGGCAGGCGCCGTTGCCCTGGTGCTGGCGGCTGTCATCATTCTGCCCATGGTGCTTGATTCGCAGCCCGTGCCGGTTGCCGACAACATTCCCATCCGCGTGCCGGAACGCAACACGCCGTTCCAACCCCAGGTGAGCGAGCCGCAAGCGGCGCCCCAGTTGGGAGGCGCGACGGTTGCAGGTAACGGCGCCACTCCCGCGGATTCCTCCGTGCCGACGCCGCCCCCCGTTACATCAACGCCGTCAACCCCGCCCACGACTTCCGCACCGCCCGAGTCGGCAGCCCCGCACACGACCACGGTGCAGGTGACGCCGCCGCTCGTGGCGCCCAAGCCTGAAGCCAAACCCAAGCCCGAAGCCAAGCCCGAGGCGAAGCCCGAATCCAAGCCGGCTCCCAAGCCCGACACGCGCTCCGACGACGGCGCGCGTGCGCTGGCGCTGTTGGAAGGGCGTGCCGCGCCGGCCGCCGCCGCGCCGGCGCCCAAGCCTGCCGCCAAGGGCAATTTTGTGTTGCAGATCGCGGCATACACCACGTCGGAAGACGCCCAGTCGCGCCGCGCCAAGCTGCACCAGGCAGGCGTGACCAACGCATTTGTGGAACAAGCCACCATCAGTGGCAAACAGCAGTACCGTCTGCGTGTGGGGCCGTTCCCCTCGCGCGAGGCGGCGCAGGCGGCCCAGGCGCGGTTGCGCACCTTGGGCTATGACAATGGTTTTATTGCCGCCCAATAG
- a CDS encoding IclR family transcriptional regulator — protein MSVKTALRVIEIIETFAREKRALPLSELARLLDVPVSSCLALIRTLTGLGYLYETGRRQGYYPTGRLLAMAQRIARADPVLDRVYPSLSELRDATRETVVFAKLTQDGRVVYLDVLDSPHTIRYAPVAGEFKDVHANSLGKALVSLMDAPQRQSLLSDMPMTRYNERTLVTPQALEDDLQRSRQRGWFMNSGESIADVGAIAWPVTLSGEHYAISVGGPIYRIEPQQEAYARILRAACTALEQQA, from the coding sequence ATGAGTGTCAAGACGGCGCTGCGAGTCATCGAAATCATCGAAACCTTTGCCCGCGAGAAGCGCGCGCTGCCCTTGTCGGAGCTGGCGCGCCTGTTGGACGTGCCGGTTTCCAGTTGCCTGGCGCTGATCCGCACGCTGACGGGCCTGGGTTATTTGTATGAAACCGGCCGGCGCCAGGGCTACTACCCCACCGGCCGCCTGTTGGCCATGGCCCAGCGCATTGCGCGTGCCGACCCCGTTTTGGACCGCGTCTACCCCAGCCTGTCGGAATTGCGGGACGCTACCCGCGAAACGGTCGTGTTCGCCAAGCTGACGCAGGACGGGCGGGTGGTCTATCTGGATGTGCTGGATTCCCCACATACCATCCGATACGCGCCCGTTGCCGGCGAATTCAAGGATGTACACGCCAATTCGCTGGGAAAGGCGCTGGTGTCGCTGATGGATGCGCCCCAACGCCAGAGCCTGCTGTCCGACATGCCCATGACGCGCTACAACGAGCGCACCCTGGTCACGCCGCAAGCGCTGGAAGACGACCTGCAACGGTCGCGCCAGCGCGGTTGGTTCATGAACAGTGGAGAATCGATTGCCGACGTGGGCGCCATCGCCTGGCCCGTCACCTTGTCGGGCGAGCACTATGCGATTTCGGTGGGCGGCCCGATCTACCGGATCGAGCCGCAGCAAGAGGCCTATGCGCGCATTCTGCGGGCGGCATGCACCGCGCTGGAACAGCAGGCCTGA
- a CDS encoding disulfide bond formation protein B produces the protein MTTRSERLLRLIALLCFGAVGVALISQHVFDMPPCAWCVLQRLIYLVIGVVALIGGFGGGRALTRIAGALAALLSLSGVVAAWYQYSVAANMLSCDQTFADRFMTGIGLEGNVPWLFGIFATCMDAKVPVLGIEYALWSLALFVVLFFMALPVVFGRARA, from the coding sequence ATGACTACCCGCTCTGAACGCCTGCTTCGCCTGATTGCCCTGCTTTGCTTCGGCGCCGTTGGCGTGGCCCTGATTTCCCAACACGTTTTCGATATGCCGCCGTGCGCGTGGTGCGTGCTGCAACGCTTGATCTATCTGGTCATCGGCGTGGTGGCGCTGATTGGTGGCTTTGGCGGCGGCCGGGCGTTGACCCGCATCGCCGGCGCGCTGGCGGCGCTGCTGTCGCTGTCGGGCGTGGTGGCGGCCTGGTACCAGTACAGCGTGGCGGCCAACATGCTGTCGTGCGACCAGACCTTTGCCGACCGCTTCATGACCGGCATCGGCCTGGAAGGCAACGTGCCGTGGCTGTTCGGTATTTTCGCCACTTGCATGGACGCCAAGGTGCCGGTGCTGGGCATTGAATACGCCTTGTGGAGCCTGGCGCTCTTCGTGGTCTTGTTCTTCATGGCGCTGCCCGTCGTCTTCGGCCGCGCCCGAGCCTGA
- a CDS encoding CaiB/BaiF CoA transferase family protein yields MQESNSNDIPPAPDATPAGPLAGVRILDLSSVVMGPYATQTLADLGADVIKVESPAGDNMRAVGPMRNPGMGHLYLHLNRNKRSIVLDLKTPEGLEACLKLAESCDALLYNIRPQAMARLGLSYDTVAARNPHIVYLGAYGFGEAGPYAGRPAYDDLIQGQTGIAALSAQQSGDVPRYAPLTLADRAVGLHVAIALVSAVLHAKTTGRGQQVEIPMFEGMAHLVLGDHLGGATFEPPMGPTGYARLLAPHRRPYATADGYLCLLIYNDKHWRNFFDLIGQPELAEDPRFCTHGARAAHIGEVYAYVADVIRTRPTQEWLDALARADIPASQLYTVDDLLVDEHLVATDFIRHVDHPSEGPLRTPAPLGHYQGTPTSLRRPAPRLGEHSREVLAQAGYDDARIDALVARGITQDGND; encoded by the coding sequence ATGCAGGAATCGAACAGCAATGACATTCCCCCCGCCCCTGACGCCACGCCAGCCGGCCCGCTGGCCGGCGTGCGCATCCTGGACCTGAGCTCGGTCGTGATGGGCCCCTACGCCACGCAGACGCTGGCGGACCTGGGCGCCGATGTGATCAAGGTGGAATCGCCCGCGGGCGACAACATGCGGGCCGTGGGGCCCATGCGCAATCCCGGCATGGGCCACCTGTACCTGCACCTGAACCGCAACAAGCGGTCCATCGTGCTGGACCTGAAGACGCCCGAAGGGCTTGAGGCCTGCCTGAAGCTGGCCGAAAGCTGCGACGCCCTGCTCTACAACATCCGGCCGCAGGCCATGGCCAGGCTGGGGCTGTCTTATGACACGGTGGCGGCGCGCAACCCGCACATCGTCTACCTGGGCGCCTACGGGTTTGGCGAAGCCGGCCCGTACGCCGGCCGGCCCGCCTATGACGACCTGATCCAGGGGCAGACGGGCATTGCCGCCCTGTCGGCCCAGCAAAGCGGCGACGTGCCCCGCTACGCGCCGCTGACGCTGGCCGACCGGGCCGTGGGCCTGCATGTGGCCATTGCCCTGGTGTCGGCCGTGCTGCACGCCAAAACGACGGGGCGTGGCCAGCAGGTGGAAATCCCCATGTTTGAAGGCATGGCCCACCTGGTGCTGGGCGACCACCTGGGCGGCGCGACGTTCGAGCCGCCCATGGGCCCGACCGGCTACGCGCGCCTGCTGGCGCCCCATCGCCGGCCCTACGCCACGGCCGATGGCTACCTTTGCCTGTTGATCTACAACGACAAACACTGGCGCAACTTCTTTGACCTGATCGGCCAGCCCGAGTTGGCCGAAGATCCTCGCTTTTGCACGCACGGCGCGCGGGCGGCGCACATCGGCGAGGTCTACGCCTATGTGGCCGACGTGATCCGCACCCGCCCCACGCAGGAGTGGCTGGACGCCCTGGCCCGCGCGGATATCCCCGCGTCGCAGCTCTACACGGTGGACGACCTGCTGGTGGACGAACACCTGGTGGCCACCGACTTCATCCGCCATGTGGATCACCCCAGCGAAGGCCCCCTGCGCACCCCCGCGCCGCTGGGCCATTACCAAGGCACGCCCACGTCCCTGCGCCGGCCCGCCCCCCGGCTGGGGGAGCACAGCCGCGAGGTGCTGGCGCAAGCCGGCTACGACGACGCCCGGATCGACGCGCTGGTCGCCCGCGGCATTACCCAGGATGGAAACGACTGA
- the folC gene encoding bifunctional tetrahydrofolate synthase/dihydrofolate synthase: MSSVCPPDASATLSDWLQYLESIHATAIDMGLDRVREVATRMGLELSGVKFVVGGTNGKGSTCAMLEAMLLAAGYKVGLYTSPHLIDFNERARVNGQIASDGDLIAQFQAVEAARGEVSLTYFEFTTLAILRLFSQTRLDAIVLEVGLGGRLDAVNIVDADCAIVTSVDLDHTDWLGDTREKIGFEKAHIYRAGRPAICSDPVPPQSLLDHVEKIGADLWLFGRDYNYSGDRQQWAYGGREQRRSALAYPALRGANQLLNASAALAALESVRDRLPVQQQAVRLGLLQASLPGRFQILPGQPSVILDVAHNPHAAAVLAQNLDNMGFHPYTHAVFGMLNDKDLAGVVAKLGTRIDHWYCAGLPGPRGMSGQALADKVAAALPPSPAGAESPSIAAFENPAQAYAAARERAVENDRIVVFGSFLTVASVLQALGRKA, encoded by the coding sequence ATGTCTTCCGTTTGTCCGCCTGACGCCTCCGCCACGTTGTCTGATTGGTTGCAATACCTGGAATCCATCCACGCCACCGCCATCGACATGGGCCTGGACCGCGTGCGCGAAGTGGCCACGCGCATGGGGCTGGAACTCTCGGGCGTGAAATTCGTTGTGGGTGGCACCAACGGCAAGGGATCCACCTGTGCCATGTTGGAAGCCATGTTGCTGGCGGCCGGCTACAAGGTGGGGCTGTACACGTCGCCGCACCTGATCGACTTCAATGAACGCGCCCGCGTCAACGGCCAGATTGCCTCGGACGGCGACCTGATCGCCCAGTTCCAGGCCGTCGAGGCGGCACGTGGCGAGGTCTCGCTGACCTACTTCGAATTCACCACGCTGGCCATCCTGCGCCTGTTTTCGCAAACGCGCCTGGATGCAATCGTGCTGGAAGTGGGCCTGGGCGGCCGCCTGGATGCCGTCAACATCGTCGACGCCGATTGCGCCATCGTCACCAGCGTTGATCTTGACCACACCGACTGGCTGGGCGATACCCGGGAAAAAATCGGCTTCGAGAAAGCCCACATCTACCGCGCCGGCCGGCCCGCCATCTGCAGCGATCCGGTTCCGCCGCAATCGCTGTTGGATCACGTGGAGAAAATCGGCGCGGATCTCTGGCTGTTCGGACGCGACTACAACTATTCCGGTGACCGCCAGCAATGGGCGTATGGTGGGCGCGAACAGCGCCGCAGCGCGCTGGCCTATCCGGCGCTGCGCGGCGCCAACCAATTGCTGAACGCGTCCGCCGCGCTGGCCGCCCTGGAATCCGTGCGCGACCGGCTGCCGGTGCAACAGCAGGCGGTTCGCCTGGGGCTGCTGCAGGCGTCGTTGCCAGGCCGCTTCCAGATTCTGCCGGGCCAGCCCTCAGTGATTCTTGACGTGGCGCATAACCCGCATGCAGCGGCCGTGCTGGCGCAGAACCTGGACAACATGGGCTTCCATCCCTACACCCACGCGGTGTTCGGCATGCTGAACGACAAGGACCTGGCTGGTGTCGTGGCCAAGCTGGGTACCCGCATCGACCACTGGTATTGCGCGGGCCTGCCCGGGCCGCGCGGCATGTCGGGCCAAGCGCTGGCCGACAAGGTCGCCGCGGCCTTGCCGCCATCACCCGCCGGAGCTGAAAGCCCCAGCATCGCCGCCTTTGAAAATCCCGCCCAGGCCTATGCCGCGGCGCGCGAGCGGGCGGTCGAGAATGATAGAATCGTCGTGTTTGGGTCGTTTCTCACCGTGGCCTCGGTTTTGCAGGCACTGGGTCGCAAGGCATAG
- a CDS encoding CvpA family protein — protein sequence MTGFDFVVLAILVVSGVLGLVRGLLKEVLSLVAYLLAFVAAIWWGPTVYTWLEPYIETTLLRMGVSYAVVFILVLLGVGLVNMTLAALIRSTGLSPADHGLGGMFGLARGLVIVLALVAAAGYTPLPQEPWWKDAMFSHSAIEAIKHIKTWLPPSLATWLPY from the coding sequence GTGACCGGCTTCGACTTCGTCGTGCTGGCCATCCTGGTGGTCTCGGGTGTGCTGGGCCTGGTGCGCGGCCTGCTCAAAGAGGTGCTGTCGCTGGTCGCCTATCTGCTGGCCTTCGTGGCCGCGATATGGTGGGGCCCCACGGTGTATACGTGGCTTGAGCCCTATATTGAAACGACGCTGCTGCGCATGGGAGTCTCATACGCCGTGGTGTTCATCCTAGTGCTGCTCGGTGTGGGTTTGGTCAACATGACGCTAGCCGCCTTGATCCGCAGTACCGGACTCAGCCCCGCCGATCACGGCTTGGGCGGTATGTTCGGGCTGGCCCGTGGTCTCGTGATCGTGCTGGCCTTGGTGGCCGCTGCCGGCTATACGCCGCTACCCCAAGAGCCGTGGTGGAAGGACGCCATGTTTTCGCATTCGGCCATCGAGGCCATCAAACATATCAAAACGTGGCTGCCGCCGTCTTTGGCGACTTGGCTGCCGTATTGA